AAAATACCCAGTATGTTAAAGAATATCAGCTCTTAAGTAATTGAAACAagcaaatttattttcaattttcaatattcAATGAATACCCAATATtgcaaatgaaattaaaagtaaaaatcaaaGGGAATTTACCTCCAGCAGCAGCAAGGACTTTACTTAACCTTTGAGGAGGTTCTCTAAAATGTTCATTATAAAATCTTCTAGCTGCCTTGGAAAGCTTGGGAGGCGGCGCCGGCGGCTCGATACCGGCATTTCCCACGGCTGAAatctcctttttcttcttcgcCGCCTTGTCGACCTTCTTTTTGGGCTTTTGTGTTTTAGCTTCAGCAAGGGCTTTCATGAAATGATCAGGGGGGTGAGCTTGGAGCTTGAGGTTACCGTCCTCGCCGCGGACGATCCATGGGATGAAAAACTGGCCATTTTGAGGGGAGTCGGAGTCGAGAACGCCGTCGGATTTGAGGTTGGGTGGGGGTTTAGGCTTGGGGCTTGGAGGGGCAAATGTGATGTTGAATTCTAAAGAAGAGGAGGTGATTGGAGGGAGGCCGCGGAAAGGGCGGCGGAAAGGAGGGGCCAAAAGGGACGGCTTGGCAAGGCCGAGGAGGGATAGGGTGGTTGAGATGTGGTGGAGGGATGACAGTGCCGCCATTTTTACTTGCTTGGCTTACCTTGGCTCCTGCTGCCTACTGGCTAAGTTCACTGTGGATTTTCTTTTTACGTTTtggatatttttcttttatttaaattttgaaaattaaattacttaaataagttttggtaatttaatattttttatacaatatttaactAGGCATAACATATTTATggcttttaataattttcaaaaaatttttaattaagtaacttaagcaactatttaaaataaaccttaaaatggataagtagataaatttaaaatattttatgtgaaatatgttgATTTATGTAATTTCTTTTCCTTGTGTCACCTAATtcttactaaaaattttattatatgtgagTCAGTGAGTAcgtttgaaaattataaaattaaaatgtatatatatatttaaaaataatatataataaataataacaatttaaaattaattataatatctaaaataaattaaattataattaaaacgAAATACTAATATACaccattaataaaaataataatactaatagaCCTCTAAATTCCCAtggtaaatactttttaaaaatcaatataaataaatattgttgaATTCTTTCCGATAGTAAGCTAGGTTTGAGGGACAATGTATGTAGAGGTATTCATGGATCAAATTGAGTTGggtctaaatataatattaatataatttatatttgtttaagtcCGACTTAAAAtatgagtctaaaattttgtctaagttcattcatatttgtaaaaaaaactaatccatattattttgaatttaatatttaattattttatatattttttatttattgaattttttatataatcatcttaacattattttaatatttatattaaaatagtattatttatttagtataaatttttttaaagtgttataattacataatatataaaaataacataatataaagtattataaggCATTGCTTTTAGaggataaatattaatttcttctattatttttttgcccaaTTATCTAAGCACTAAAATGCATCACTTTCGCTTTGAGGCGACTTGATTTTTGGAGGATACTTGTGGAACAGAGGTAAACTAGTTCGGGCACTATTCCTACGAGACTTtaggccagttcttcattgcttttgagaagtgcttttgagaagtgcttttcagaagtgattttgagaagtgcttttgagaagtgattttgagaaatttaagtgtttggcattgctgtcaaaaagtgcttttgaagaataaaatgtccattttagacatgagattataaagtaacaaatatgtatttaaataatgttcaaattagttaatattattatattttagcaaaaatataaaaaaataatttattataacttattgttaatattttaatatataatattaattttaaatatttctaagtaattaatattaattatttataaaatttaattagaatatataaactatatttaaatatttaaatataaaaattaaatatttgtaattagatattgacacgattgtattattataaaattatattatattttaattaattaaacaccTATCAATTTCGTTCCAACTGTCATTGTATTGTAATGTTATAATGTTTTTGTTCTAATATATGACAATGCACATTGTTTGTCATATTTTGTTCGATTTAATGCACACTACTATTTTAGTGTAATGTTTGCCAATAATTGTTTCAAAATGGTATGAACTTtggaccaaaagaaaaaaaaagttatataaacaACAATTCAATAGAAAGCcgacaaaattaattaaagttggTTCgattcggttaattattttaacagaaaaaagcTCAATTCAACTAACGGTTTAGTTAATTATAGTTCAATTAACAATGGATCGAACTAACTATTTCATCACCACTTAGATTGAATGTTTgagaatataaaacaaaatacttagaattataaaagcaaacATAGTTTCAATTGAACAGTTTAGCGTGTATTGCATTTCATTTAAAGGTTCAGCTAAAATCTTTAAACAGAATGAGACCTATCGTAATAAAACTAGTACATACCATGATGTAAAAAAGTACAAGAGAATCAGAAGAGCAAATTTCAGTCCACTCAGATGTTGAACAAATTTCAGTCCCTTCTGATTAGGCTTTCCGACAATCCTTGCAGTGATTGTCTGCCCAACTTTGAAGTTCCCAAACGGCTTTTCAAGAACATTATTGTCATTTACCTGCCAATgagacaatttaaaattaaacatgccttttatataaacatgcattaaagGTTATTACATAAATAAGTAGTAACAATAATACTGAAACTTATATTTCACCTCTGTTATATGAACCCGTCCACAGAAACCAATTCCAAATTTCAATCTCAACTCAAGGGGCATTATTTCAGTAACCTATGGAGCATTTAGCACAAGTATTCAATAGATGTATTTGAATCAAACAAGcacaaaaaagggaaaaacaaagTTCTAAAAGATCAAACACTAATTTTTCACAACcaatgatcccacattacaACTAGACTTCTTTTTGGCCCGTTTTAAACTGGATGTCTCAGTGACCTCACCAATCGAATTAAGGAGCAAAAGCAACCTTCCTAACATTTCAGGACTTGGAAGAGCCATAACAGTTGCAATAACCCTGCATCAATCATTTCGAGTGCATTTAAGCTTGATAGGCATTAGTAACACATCCACAACAAGCATTCAAGAACACTACAGGACTTGAAAAGAAaccaaacaaaatgaaaatgacaccTTATCCATAAGACAAAAATGGAGCTGCTATTGAAGCAATTAAACAATGGAGGATATTAACTCCAAACACCAATTACAACGTTGTAAAGATTACTGCAGCCAatttacatatacaaataagcgaaaaataagcaaaaaggATTGGTCACTAAAATCAACCTCACCTCTGCCCATTCACAAATTGTTTCTGGGAAGCTTCTGTGTATTGTAATCTGCTATTGATAGGCATACCCTATGGCATGGTTATACTCAGGAATTGCAATAAcctaataaaacattaaaagagTTCAGAATTTATGAGACAATTGCAGTAAGCTGACAACAAATTGAACAGCATTGCCTACATACCAAGTAATGTTCTTTCACAATCTCCACAACAGcattttatactatttaagcattttatactatcatcataacataacaaaattttatattcaagaTGATCATAAATTCTAGTTAAACACAACCGGCATGAAAGCCTTAAGATTAGATGtttttttcatatcaaatttctCAACTTATCACAGGgcaaatttaaagaaaatagcCTATAAAACATGAATTACGCATCTAAATTGCACAGACATAAACTAAAAGCTGGTGAGTCGCACAACATAGTTTCAAACACTACTAAAACAGAGCAAAGTTAAAGACAATagcataaaaacataaaatcccCATCTAAATTCAACAGATAAACTATAAATGATGCAACATAGATTCCGATACTAAAAAAGACCCTAGGACTCTAACAAGAAATTCAAGCATATAATGAAAACGATGTTTCTTAAGCATCAAATTACTTCATAAATAGAGAATCATCAAATGGATATCACTAAGCATTTTTACCTCATTGATGGCAAGGACTTGCCCATTGCTCTTCTTAACCTTCTTCAGCTTTCTCAAGAAGTACCTGATGAATATTCAAGAACAAACACTCAAATCAACAACTTCAATAAAATGGCGATTAAAttaaccccccccccccaaaaaaaaaagattcacagatagaaatgaaaataatcacTAACCAGAACTTGGATTTGGCCCGAACCTCATTGATGGCCCAGAGCTTCATCCTGTAAATCTTAGGGTGCTCATCGTTCTCCGTTGGAAGAGCCTTCCCAACAACCTGGTACTGGTGAAACTGCAACCATAAACAAAACCaatataaaaattcttttttttttctttgtggcATTAATTCAAACAGCTTAAAAGCATTACTCCTCTATTTGGTAGCTAAGAAAATGAAGCTCTTTTATCCCATAGTTTACTACTAAATTTCAAAGAAATGAAAACCCAAACATTCTAATGGATCAAAACCCATTAATAACACCGCAAAATGGAAACTAAATTTCagcataaaatttttaaaaaaatgaggaGAAATCGTAGAAAATCGAAGTAAAAAAGGTAAGGAAATTGAGAACCAAAGAACCAGCAAAGGGCAGAGGGTAGGGAAATTGAAAATCAATCCcagacaaacaaaaatatacagaagaagagaagaagagaagaaaaaaataaactcacCGGTAGAGGGCAGAACCAGCAAAGGGCAGAACAAAGAATCAGCAGAAGGCAGAGATGAGGGCAAAGAAGCAGCAGAGAGCAGAGATAAGGGCGTTCGTTTGTGGCTAAAAAAGTAAATGAACCAGCCAAAAGCACTTCTTggctgaaaagctaaaaattttcaCTTCTCCGTCTGCCCAAAAGCACTTCTCAGCTTCTGAGAATTTGCTTCGAAACGAAGGtcgttcttcattgcttttcaaagaaaatcaCTTTTTCAAGGAAAAGTCCGTCTGTTAAGCAATGAAGAACGCAGCCTTTGTAAGGTTGAGAAGGGGTTGGATAAGTGGTTTTCACAAGTTAAACATGAAAGATCCATGCCTAGAAAGGATCTTGAGAGGCAGCTCCAAATGTTAAATGAGTTGACTCCATTTGATGAAGTTTTGAGAGACAATGTTGATACAAAGTTAGCTCTTCATTTGGAGGCCGATAAAGGGGAGTAAAGAGTTAGAGCAAACAGGCTGAAAAATGGGGCTtcggtaaaaaaataaaaaaataacatccgtttagaaaatgggttgggcgtcaagtaaatttttttggttcGAGCTCGGcttgattttgtaaaaaaaatttgttttttgttgttattttcttttttcttttttactgttttgttgttgttctcttttcattttttcactattttgctattattttattactattttgtttttatttttttggatgctgtataactcttgttttattgttaattttgttactattttagaggcatttgtttATTGAGCTACATtgtcttagtgttatttaaatatacatatttttaatttatttttcatttgttgggaaacatttattttaatttttagtatttttatattatattttttaaaaaatatataaaaaattaatatagtaGGCTTGATTGGACCAAGTCtagattttaacatttttatctagGTCGGacttgagtaaaattttagacccaatttTTGGACTAAGTTCAAGCCTAATAAACGGGCCTAAGATTTTGGTTGGATCCGACCCGACCATTACCACATCTATATGGAAGTTAGCTGGACTATGAGACTAGATTTCTTTGGAAGTCGAAAGTTTGTGTTTTCGACTCGCTCCTATCATCATCGTCAAAAGATAAAGCCGAGATAAGAAGAGTAAGTGGCTTTAAGAATATAGACATAATGTGTAGATAATTGGGATGACTATACTTAACATTTGGACTGCTCAAATATTGTTCAGTATGCGATGATTATTGATTGTTCATGTAGTCATATTGGTGTCTTAGATTACTCGATCAGCTTAGTGACTAGTTTGTTCATCTTATAAGTTTGGTTGTTCAAAATCTTTGTTAATAAGATTGTCGGGTCTTGACTTGAGCTTTTAGTcgacaattgaataaattaaatgctTAAAATCGCTTATAGGTATTGAGCcatgatttaatttataaattagttttggtattttgtaaattttttctATCTGTGTTGAATATGATAGGTTGGTGGTAGAGAAaagagataatttttttttttttaattttgttgaaagATTGGAGTTAATTAACCTGGAGATCAAAGTCCAAAAATTGTGTGATAAATATTGTGAAATCAAAAGTCATACTCCAAACTTTAgggattaaaattttgaagactTGGGAAAGATTGtaaacaaaatttcaatttcctccACCAGTCAATGCATGAATTTATTGACTATTATTTCTTTTGCAACAGTTCCAATGGTTGGTCTCCACTCTTCACAATTGTTCATTTCCACAATGATTTGTGTGGTTACATTAGCCCTTCTTGGTCTTTCgactttatttatatttttccatgGAAATTTAGGTTAGACTTGTTAGAAGTCGAATTTTATTctgtattttcaaaaaaatgaataaaaatatcagAAAAAATGGGGCTGTGAGCATAAATATTTTGCTAAATTGCATCTCAAGCAATTCAAAGATTCCAAGTAAATATCTGCATCTCTCAGaacaaatcattattttaccaaaaaagaGAAACATAATAGTGGATAACCTTGTACCTCATGCTAATGCGAGTTTACAACATGAAAACCTCTAAACTTTATCAAgcttcatatattttaatatacccCTTTGTTTGAACATGGTGATTCCCTGCAAGTCCTCCCAATGCCAAGGCTGATCGAGAAATATGAGAGTCGACGTTCACTGCCCTTTTCGAACATCCTGATGTCTGGTTATATAAACCCCTCGTATATCAATCATGCACGACCTGTTTGAAACACCGAATTATATTAGCATGAATCTCATAAAGAACTTAAAGAAACCGCGTCTTCCTTCACTTCAAGTTGTTGGAGGAGTTCCAAGATACTTCCAGCTTTTCTTTTTGCTCTGTCGGTGCCAGTTTCAGACAGGTCCTTTAATGCCTCCTCTGCACCGAAATCCTTGGCTATTTTTAATTGTTCTAAGTTACTGGTGCAAAGTGACCAGAGTACGGCGGCGGCATTCTCCCGGTTACGTGGAGAACCAGTCCGTATGACTTCTAGTAAAACAGGAATTGGGTCAGCCTGACCGATTGCCGCCCTCCCTTCGTGATGGCTTGCAAGAATGGCAAGAATTGCCAATGCTTCATCCACCATCCCACCTCCAGCATCCTTCAACAGTCTCATCAATGGCGGCACAATACCAGCCCTAACAGCCCTTGCCTTGTTTCCTTGGTAGATTGAAAGATTGAAAATGGCAGTAGCGGCATCTTTCTTTCCTCTTGGAGACCCTTCACAAAGCAGCTTTATAAGGGCAGGAATAGCCCCGGCAGCACCTATCGCTACCTTGTTCTCATCTATAACGGATAAGCTGAAAAGGGTAGCGGCAGCATTTTCTCTAGCTTCCATGCTGCCATTTTTCAACACATCAACTATATCGGGTATAGCTCCTGCGTTAACGATGGTTCCCTTGTTACTGTCATTAATGGAAAGGTTGAGAAGAGCAGTCACAGCATGCTCCTGGGTTCGAGGATCTGTGCAAGACAATAACTCGACAAGAAGTGGTATGGCTCCTGCCTCAGCAATACAAACCCTATTATCCGCATTTCTTTTTGCCAATAACCGGAGTTCACCAGCAGCTGCTCTTTGTTGTTCTGAATTTCCATTTGCCAGTTTTTCCAATAAAGCGATGATAGCAGTACGATCACAATCCGAGGCACTGCTACCGGCTTTTCTGCTTCTACAAGTCCCTTGTTTCTTAGGCAGCTCAACACCATTGCTCTCGCACCACAAAGCTATGAGACTTTTTAGGACGTAGTTTGGCGTAAGGGCAGTGTGCAATAGTGTCTGCTGTGTTTTCGGACACGTCTTGTGCCCAGCATCCAACCATTTCTGAATACAGGATCTTTCATATGTCTGTAAAAGAAAGCAAAATACTTCAGAATATCGAACCAACAAGATTAGAATATCTGAGTgtttattgtttaatcataaaaaagaaaaagaagttatGGGTGCATTTTGTCAATTAACCTGTCCAGTGGAGACAATTACAGGGTCTTTCATCAACTCAAGAGATATTGGACACCGGAAATCATCTGGGATAACAGGTGACCTGTGTTTCATCAAGCCCTTTTCGCCCTCAGAGGTGTCAGCTTCAGGATTTTCAGTCAGGACAAAATCTTTAAGCTTCTTGAGCAGTGATGCTATCTCCTCAATGCGCTCTCCTGTATCTTCACCACTTGTAATAACCAGTTCGTGGAGAGCAACCGACTCTTTCGTTAGATCATTGATTGTCCTTAGCTGCAACTTATCTGAAAGCCTTTTGAGAATTGCAGGGTCGGGATCTTTTTCTTTCTGCACTATCGATAAATCATGTTCTAGTTGTAAATCTGGTGACTCCGGTCTTCCTTTTGCTCTTCTGAATTGTGCATGAACAAGTTCAATCTGATAAGAAAGAGAACAGGTCAGACAAGTTATCAAAGTCCCATATTATCAATCTATTATATGCATTTGCCAAGTCTTTCCCCTCTCTTTGTATGCAAAAGTTCAATGAGACGAATACCAAGAACGAGTCATTCAAGCCACCAATCATTTGGGAACAattcaaacaaaagaaataGTACCAGTTCTAGTAAGTTTTTTTGCAGAAAAGTACCTGTTCCCGGACTTCTTCCGATATATCAAGTTTATCATAAGGGATTTCGCTCAAAGCTGCTTCAATGGTTTCCGTCATTTGCTGGAACTTATACGCTACCTGATCCTTTTGCAGGGCCTGCGAAAAGTAATGCAGAACTCAACTTAATGAATAATTACTACATGAACATAAAGGTATTTGCGAAATATAACGAGGATAGTTAGCAGCAAAAATGATCGTTTGAAAGAGCCAAAAAGGTCAAGCTTATTTCTACAGATCTTGAAGAAAAAAGATGAGCATATGGCACTGTAAAACTCGGGGCCCTTTACAAGTTTACATATAGACTAAATAGGTGCTGAAAAGAATGAAAACGAGGACCGGTTTCATTTTATTCAGCTCCAAGGTAAACAGATTTGACACTTCCATTGATAACCTCAAAAATAAGTTTCCGGAACTGATAAAGTTCATCAGAAACTAAACACTCGAAAGGCCAAAACTCGTACACTCAGATTCATTGATAGAACCTACACCAAACACCAATGCCGAAAACACAAGCTTTGAAGAAATCTCATTGTGTATAACATTTTTTATCACATAATATAACCCAGGGAATTATAATATCCAATCTACAGaccttattaaattaaaaagaaaatgaaagaaaatgcaGGAAATCAATGATAAGATGGTTCTAACTTTCTCATTTTGAAGGAAACATCAATATAGAAGATTAACAATTATGCTGTAAGATTTCCAATATAACTTTATGATGatagaattatattttgtaattgatCTCTTAATTGGGTGATTGGAAGAACTCATTTTAGTTcctagaaatatatatatatatatatatatatatatatgtgtgtgtgataAGTTTTAATCTTCCATTAGATATGATAATTGATAAGAGATTTTTCTTGCTCCTCCAAATTTCTTAGAAATAATAGCAATAACATGAATTCCCAACACAATCAATTTTACATGATTCAGAATATCagctctttc
This genomic window from Gossypium raimondii isolate GPD5lz chromosome 10, ASM2569854v1, whole genome shotgun sequence contains:
- the LOC105776463 gene encoding U-box domain-containing protein 14 encodes the protein MIMGLTGDSKGQLLSQLAELVKEISGLPECRNSCKKMHGTLVRRIKLLSPLFEELRDGNEESMVKIEEIKGFELLKSALDSTKKLLQSINEGSKLYQALQKDQVAYKFQQMTETIEAALSEIPYDKLDISEEVREQIELVHAQFRRAKGRPESPDLQLEHDLSIVQKEKDPDPAILKRLSDKLQLRTINDLTKESVALHELVITSGEDTGERIEEIASLLKKLKDFVLTENPEADTSEGEKGLMKHRSPVIPDDFRCPISLELMKDPVIVSTGQTYERSCIQKWLDAGHKTCPKTQQTLLHTALTPNYVLKSLIALWCESNGVELPKKQGTCRSRKAGSSASDCDRTAIIALLEKLANGNSEQQRAAAGELRLLAKRNADNRVCIAEAGAIPLLVELLSCTDPRTQEHAVTALLNLSINDSNKGTIVNAGAIPDIVDVLKNGSMEARENAAATLFSLSVIDENKVAIGAAGAIPALIKLLCEGSPRGKKDAATAIFNLSIYQGNKARAVRAGIVPPLMRLLKDAGGGMVDEALAILAILASHHEGRAAIGQADPIPVLLEVIRTGSPRNRENAAAVLWSLCTSNLEQLKIAKDFGAEEALKDLSETGTDRAKRKAGSILELLQQLEVKEDAVSLSSL